The Thermasporomyces composti region GTCGCGGAGCTTCGTCACCTCCACGAACCAGCTCGACACCGCCTTGTAGATCAGAGGTGTCTCACACCGCCAGCAGTGCGGATAGCTGTGGGTGTGGCTGTCGTGCCGGAGCACCACGCCGCGCCGCTTGAGATCGCTGATGATCGGCTGGTTCGCCTCGAAGACTTGAAGTCCCTCGTAGGCGGAGACGACCGAGGTGAACCGGGCGTGAGCGTCGACGGTGACGACGGTGGGGATCTCAGCGAGGTCGCAGACCGCTTGGTCCTCCTCACCGAAGGCCGGCGCCAGGTGGACCGCGCCGGTGCCCTCCTCGACGGAGACGAAGTCGGCAGCCAGGACCCGGAACGCGTTCGGTGTGTCGCTGAGGAAGTCGAAGAGGGGCGTGTAACGCCGTCCCACGAGCTGCTGGCCGAGCAGGGTGCCGACCCGCTTGGCGTCGCCGAGCTCCCGCTCGTAGGCCGCCAGCCGCGCGGCGGCCAGGATGTAGCGGACGCCCTCCTTGTCGACCACGGCGTACTCGACCGACGGGTTCACCGCCACCGCCAGGTTGGACGGCAGCGTCCAGGGCGTGGTGGTCCACACCAGCAGCAGCTCGCCGGACTCCAGCTCGACGGCGACGGTCAACGCCGGGTCCCGCCGGTCGCGGTAGACCTCCTCCATCCGAGTCTCCGCGTTGGACAACGGCGTCTCGCAGCGCCAGCAGTACGGCAGGACCCGGAAACCCTCATAGACCAGGCCCTTCTCGTAGAGGCGCTTGAACGCCCACATGACGCTCTCCATGTAGGAGAGGTCGAGGGTCTTGTAGGCGCCGGAGAAGTCCACCCAGCGAGCCTGGCGCGTGACGTAGTGCTCCCACTCGGCGGTGTAGCGCAGGACCGATCGACGGCAGGCCTCGTTGAACCGCTCCACTCCCAGCGTCTCGATCTCGCGCTTGGTGGTGATGCCGAGCTCGCGCTCCGCCTCCACCTCGGCGGGCAGACCGTGGCAGTCCCAGCCGAAGCGGCGCTCGACCCGGCGGCCCCGCATGGTCTGGTAGCGCGGCACGACGTCCTTGACGAAGCCGGTGAGCAGGTGGCCGTAGTGCGGCAGCCCGTTGGCGAACGGCGGACCGTCGTAGAAGACGAACTCATTGGCCCCGTCGGGTCCTGAGTCGCGCTGGTCGATGCTGGCTTGGAAGGTGTTGTCAGTTTCCCAGTAGGCGAGGACTTCCTGCTCGAGCGCGGGAAAGGAGGGCGTCGGAGACAGCTCGAAGCCGGTGGCCCCATCGCCGGGCGCGCCTTGGCGGTGCCGCGGGTAGCTCATCGTCGATCGTCCTCGTTTCGTGTGATCTCGTCACGCGAGGACGAGCGAACCGCTCACGGGGAGCGCCCACCCGCGGTACCACCTCGCTTGGCCCGCACGCACATCGCTGCGCGGACCCACTCATTCCGCCGGCTGTGACGGGCCGGACCCGTCCGGGTCTACTGAGGATCACCAGGGGAGGCTGTGATCCCGTTCTTCCGGAGGCTCACCGGTGATGGCCGGGTCGATGCCTGTAGCGCAAGGGTAGCGAATCGCTCGACGCCGGCCACTCCTCGCCGGGCTGCGCACGCCATTCGTCGCCGTGGCGAACTCAGCTCGGCCCCGCGTGAACCCCACAGCGTGCGTCGCGGCGTGGGCCTTCACCGGCCGTGCCTGCCGAAGAATGATCCACGGTGATCGGCTAGTCTCCGGGCGTGTTTCCTGGGTTCGGAACCGTCCTCAACGTGATCACCGTCCTCGTGGGCACCGGGATCGGTGTCGCGGTGGGGCACCGCCTCCCCCAGCGGACTCGCGACGTCGTGACCGACGCGCTCGGCCTGGTGACCTTGCTCATCGCGGCGTCACTGGTGCTCGACGTCCGTGACCCAGCGTTGACCGCGGCGGTCGGTTCGAGCGCTCCGGTCCTCCTGGTGCTCGGGGCGCTCGTCGTCGGCGGTGTCATCGGATCGCTGTCCAGGATCGAGGACCGGCTGGCCGGCCTGGCCGCCTGGCTGCAAGGCCGCCTCGCCTGGTCCGGCTCCGCGGAGCGTCGTCGGTTCGTCGATGGATTCGTCACCTCCTCGCTGGTCTTCTGCGTCGGTCCCCTTGCGGTCCTCGGATCGATCTCCGACGGGCTGGGGAAGGGCTCCGAGCAGCTCGCGCTCAAGGCGGTGCTCGACGGCTTCGCGTCGATCGCTTTCGCCGCGTCGTTCGGCTGGGGGGTGGCGGTGGCCGCCGGGACCGTGTTCGTCGTCCAGGGCGGTCTCACCCTTCTCGGCGCCGTCCTCGGGGAGTTCCTCGCCGATGCCCAGGTGGTGGCGCTCAGCGCCACCGGTGGCTTGTTGCTCGCCGGGGTGGGTATCCGCCTCCTGCGACTCAAGCAGCTCCCCGTGGGGGACATGCTGCCCGCGCTCGTCGTCGCCCCCCTGCTTACCGCGCTCGTGGCGGGCTTGCGCTGATCCGCAGTGTGTCCGTGTCGATCGCAGAACCGTCAGCCCGGATCGCGGTGACGACCACGTCCTCCCTCGGCGCGTCGCTCACGGTGAGCCGGCGCAGCACGGGCGGTTCGAGCGTGAGAGGGGTAGCGCCTCCGGTCACCTCCCGAATGCTCAGCTTCTCCACGCCGGGTCGGGCGACGACCGCCACAGCGACGAGTCGCGACCCCGGCCTCGTGCAGCCGAGCGCCACCACCGATCGCCGGTCGAGGTCACGGTAGGGGCGGGTCGCGACGCAGCCGACGCGAGAGCCCTCCCAGGCCACGAGCCCCACCTGCGTCTGGCGAGCGGTGCGCACCTCCACGACGGCCAAGCGACCAAGGCTGTCAGCCGAGGCGGCCAAGAGCGCCGCCTGATGGCGAGCGTTCGCCGTCGCGAGGACCGCCTGGGCGTCCTCGTACACCGCGAGGTCGACCGCGCCGAGCGGTCCCCACGTCGGATCGGCCAGGGCGGTCTCGGGTTCTCGGGTCACGAGGTGGGAGGGGTGGGCGACGACCGTGGTGACCGTCTCCGAGCCTCCTGACGCCGGCCGGGCCAACACCAGGACGCTGCCGGACGGCGCTCGGCTGTCCAGGTGCAGCCACGTCTCGGTGAGCCCGGCCCCCTCCAGCTGCAGGTGCTCCCACCCGGAATCGTCGTAGACGTTCCGAGTGTCGTGGACGCGTCGCCACACTCGAAGCCCGTCCGGATGGTCCGGGCCCAGCTGGGATGCCGACGACGTGTCGCGGCTCAACGGGGCGGCATCGGCTCGATCGGTGAGGGTGGGCGACGAGGTGGCGTCCGGCTCCCGGTCCGCGGGCGGGACCAGGAGTCGCAGCAAAGCTGCGCCCCGACCGGGTCGCAGCATCGGGATGTCGACGTTGCCGTCGTAGTTGACGACGAGCACCGACGGCAGGGTCTTCCCGAACCTCTCCTGCCTGTCGACCCGGAGCACCGCGGGTTGCTCGTGTTCGGCGACCTGCGCGACGTAGCCCTGCCCGTCATCGCCGACGGCCTGCAAGAGCGCGACCCGTCCGGCTCCGATCGTGCCTGCCCAGAGCGGGTGGACTTTGCCCAACCGGCCTGGACCCGCTCGTTCGGCCTGTTGCCGCCACACCCGCTCGGCCTGGTCGAGGAACTCTCGGTCCCCGATGAGGTCACCGCGCGGACGCCAGGGCAGCAGCCGAGGGTCGTCGGGGACCCGCGGTCGGTCCAGGTACGACAGGAGAGGGCCCACGGCCGTGGGCACCGCGATCAGAGCGATGAGCACCAGGACGACGACCAGACCGAGGCGGCGGCGGCCGGGAGGTCGCCACTCCCCTCGCCGTGCGACGTAGCTGCGGCTCTCCCCGAGCGATGGATCCGCAGACACGGCTAGGCCAGCGGGCTTCATCCCCGCCTTCTCCATGACGCGCGCCGAGGCCGGGTTGGCCACGTAGTACTGCGCTCGGATCGTGCGCGCGCCGAGCTTGGTGAACCCGTACTCGAGGACGGCGACCAGGGCCTCGGTCATGTAGCCCTTGCCCCAGTGCGAGCGCTTCAGCGCGTAGCCCACCACCATCTCGCCGGCGATCAGGTCCGGTGAGTGCGCGATGCCGATCCAGCCGATCACCTCGCCGGTCTCGCGCAGGACGATGGCCGCGTCGTGCGCCACGCGCGGCTGCCGCTCGGCGTACCGGAGGACGGCGTCGAACCACGCGTCAGGGTCGGTGCCAAGCGGCTGGTCGAGGTAGCGCATGACCTCCGGATCGGTGCGCCATCCGCGGACCGCCTCCCGGTCCGTCTCGACGAAGTCGCGGATGAGCAGGCGCTTGGTCTGGCACCGCATGCCACCCAGTGTCGCGGCTCGCGACCAGGCTGAGCGCGAGCTTCGCCGCGTCGCGCGGCGAAAGCAGCCAAAGCGTGACCTACGCCCGATCCATACGTGACCCGGCCGCCGCGACCGTGCGCTGCGCCGGCGGTCTAGTCCTCGCCGAGGTAGGCCTTGCGGACCTGTTCGTTGCCGAGCAGATTGTGGCCGGTGTCCGACAGCACGATCCGCCCGACCTCCAAGACATAACCCCGGTCGGCCAACTCCAGAGCCGCTTGGGCGTTCTGCTCGACCAGGAGGATGGTGGTGCCCTGCTCCTTCAGCTCCCGGATGGTGGACATGATGCGCCGCATCATCATCGGGGACAGCCCCATGGACGGCTCATCGAGCATGAGGAGCTTCGGCCGCGACATGAGCGCCCGGCCGATGGCCAGCATCTGCTGCTCCCCACCGGAGAAGGTGCCGGCCGCCTGCCGCCGCCGCTCGGCCAGGACGGGGAACAAGGTGTAGACGCGTTCCAGGTCGGTGCTGATGCCGCTGTCACGCCGCGAGTACGCACCGAGCAGGAGGTTCTCCTCGACCGTCATCCGGGGGAAGATTCGTCGCCCCTCCGGCGCGTGGGCCAGACCGCGCTCGACGATCTGGTGTGCGGGAACCCCGTCGATTCGTTCGCCCTGGAAGTAGATCTCGCCCGACTCGACGGGAACGAGCCCGGAGATCGTGCGCAACGTCGTGGTCTTGCCGGCGCCGTTCGTGCCGATGAGCGTGACGATCTCACCGTGGTTGACGGTGAACGAGATGCCCTTGACCGCTCGGATCTTGCCGTAGGCGACGACGAGGTCGCGCACTTCCAAGGCCGCGCTCATGACTCCTCACCCCCCAACGGCGCCTCCTCCGTCGGCTGTGCGGCCTTGTCCGCCGCCGGAGAGTCCTCCTCCGCCGAGGCCTCGCTGCCGCCGATGTAGGCCTCCACCACCCTGGGGTCGGTCTGCACCTGCGTCGGCGTGCCCTCCGACAGGACCCTTCCTCGTACCAAGCACACCACCCGATCACAGACACCGAAGATGAAGCGCATGTCGTGCTCGATGACGACCACCGCCAGACCTCGCTCACGGATACGGAAGATGAGGTCGGTGGCCTCTCGGGTCTCCTGGGGGTTCATCCCGGCTGTCGGCTCATCGAGCAGCAGCAGCGACGGGTCGGTGGCCAACGCCCGAGCGATCTCCAGACGCCGCTGGTCACCGTAGGGAAGGTTGCGGGCGAGGTGGTCGGCGGCGCGGCGCAACCCCACGAAGTCGAGCAGCTCATAGGCCCGCTCACGGGTCTCGCGCTCCTCGCGGTGGAAGCGCGGGCCGCGCAGGATCGCCGAGATGGCGCCGCTCTTGGTCCGGCAGTAACGACCGACCATGACGTTTTCCAGGGCGGTCATGTTGTTGAAGAGCCGGATGTTCTGGAAGGTCCGGGCCACACCCGCCCGCGTCACGGCCTGAGGCTTCGGCGGCAGCCGCCGGCCGCGGAACAGCACCTGGCCTGACGTGGGCCGGTACATCCCGGTGAGGCAGTTGAAGAACGTCGTCTTCCCAGCGCCGTTGGGGCCGATGAGTCCGACGATCTCCTGCTCACGCACACCGAAGTCGACGTTGTCGACCGCGGTGAGGCCACCGAAGCGCATGGTCACACCACGCGCCTGCAGCAGCCACTCACCGGTCGAGGTCGACGTGGGTGGGCTCGTCGAGGTCGTCTCCGTCATCGCGCGCCTACCTTCACCACCTCGGCGTCCACCTGTGCGGCGAGCTCGGTGTCCTCCTCGTGGAACTCCAGCTGACGTCGGCGGCTGGCGATCAATCCCTCGGGACGGAACCTCATCATCACCACCAACAGCAGGCCGAAGAACAGCAGCCGGTAGTCCGAGAAGAAGCGAAGCTTCTCCGGCAGCAGCTTCAGGATCGTCGCGCCCAACAGCACTCCGCCGATCGTTCCCATGCCGCCGAGGACGACCGCGGAGACCAGGAACGCCGACTCGAGGAAGACGAACTGGTCGGGCGAGGCGGCCACGTCGAGGTGGGCCTTGACCGTGCCGGCGAAGCCGGCGAGGGCGGCACCTCCGGCGAAGGCGAGGAGCTTGAGCGCGAAGGTGTTGATGCCCATCGCCTCGGCGGCACGCTCGTCCTCCCGGATGGCGATCCAACCGCGTCCGATCCGGGAGTTGTTGAGCCGCGCGAAGACCAGGATCACCACCGCGATGACGAGCAGGAGGAGGAAGTAGTAGTTGGCGAACCGGGTGAGCGTGACACCGAAGACGACGTGTGGTTCACCGAAGTCGAACCCGAACAGCACCAGGTCCGGGATTCCCGGAATCCCGTTGGGCCCGTTGGTGATCTTCGGCCCGTTGGTGCCGTCGAGGTTGTTCATCCCGATCCGGAAGATCTCCCCGAACGCCAACGTCACGATCGCGAGGTAGTCGCCGCTGACCCGAAGGGTGGGGCTGCCGATGATGACTCCCGCGATGGCCGCCACCACCGAACCGATGATCACCACCACGATGAAGGGCGGCGTCCAGTCGATGGTGGAGAACGCCGAGGCTGACAGGAGCGCACCCACGTAGGCTCCGGCGCCCAGGAAGGCGATGTAACCCAGGTCCAAGAGCCCGGCCAGGCCAACAACGATATTGAGGCCCAAGGCCGTCGCCGCAAAGATCAGTATTTGCGCCGCGATCGACATGTTGGCGTCGCTGCCGTCCTGGGTGAGCGGGAAGACGAACGCGGTGATGAACGCGGACAGCAGCATGACCCGACGCCGCCGCACGGCGATCTCGCTCACCCACTCGACGACACCGGCCCGCTGTCCGACGACCACGATTCCTGCGACGGTGAGCAGGAAGAGGAAGAAGATCCAGGGGTCGCTGGTTCCCAGGGCGTAGGCGGTGGCCCACAATGCCGCCCCAAACGTCGCCGCGAGGACCAGCACGTCCGCCCAACCCGGCATCCGCCAACTCAACGTCGGAACTTCGGAGGCGGGTAGGGCACGAGCCCCGAGGTGCGCGACGACCGCGCCGACGCCGCTCACCCAGCCGCCTGGATCGACGTTGAGGAAGCCGCCGAGCTCGATCGCGATCGCGACCAGCGTGAGCCAGACGACAAGTGCGGCGAAGAGCGTGGCGGCGCGGACCGGCCCCGCGCCTCCCCGCAGGACTCGTCCCAGCCGACGGGCGAGCGGTCCACGCTCCGCGACGAGGAAGGCGAGCGCGAGGAGCGCGAAGGCGAGCGTGTAGACCTGGGGGCCCGCCGGCCAGAAGGCGATGGTGAGGTCCCCGAGGATGTCGGGGTCGTACGTCCACGGGAGTTGCGTCCCCAGCAGGGTCAGCAGACTGCCGGCGATCGCGACCGGCCAGGCCCACGCCGGCCGGATGCCTGCGGCTCCCACGAGACGCTGTGCGGCGTTCATGCGCGGTCCACCACCCTTGCGCCGAGGATGCCCTGCGGCCGGAAGACCAGCACCAGGATGAGCACGACGAAGGCCCAGACATCCTTCCACGCGGATCCGCCGAACTGGCCGGGCACGTACTGGATCGCCATGGCCTCAGCCACACCGAGCACCAAGCCACCGACGACCGCACCGTTGATGTTGCCGATGCCGCCGAGGAC contains the following coding sequences:
- a CDS encoding DUF554 domain-containing protein, whose amino-acid sequence is MFPGFGTVLNVITVLVGTGIGVAVGHRLPQRTRDVVTDALGLVTLLIAASLVLDVRDPALTAAVGSSAPVLLVLGALVVGGVIGSLSRIEDRLAGLAAWLQGRLAWSGSAERRRFVDGFVTSSLVFCVGPLAVLGSISDGLGKGSEQLALKAVLDGFASIAFAASFGWGVAVAAGTVFVVQGGLTLLGAVLGEFLADAQVVALSATGGLLLAGVGIRLLRLKQLPVGDMLPALVVAPLLTALVAGLR
- a CDS encoding GNAT family N-acetyltransferase, whose amino-acid sequence is MRCQTKRLLIRDFVETDREAVRGWRTDPEVMRYLDQPLGTDPDAWFDAVLRYAERQPRVAHDAAIVLRETGEVIGWIGIAHSPDLIAGEMVVGYALKRSHWGKGYMTEALVAVLEYGFTKLGARTIRAQYYVANPASARVMEKAGMKPAGLAVSADPSLGESRSYVARRGEWRPPGRRRLGLVVVLVLIALIAVPTAVGPLLSYLDRPRVPDDPRLLPWRPRGDLIGDREFLDQAERVWRQQAERAGPGRLGKVHPLWAGTIGAGRVALLQAVGDDGQGYVAQVAEHEQPAVLRVDRQERFGKTLPSVLVVNYDGNVDIPMLRPGRGAALLRLLVPPADREPDATSSPTLTDRADAAPLSRDTSSASQLGPDHPDGLRVWRRVHDTRNVYDDSGWEHLQLEGAGLTETWLHLDSRAPSGSVLVLARPASGGSETVTTVVAHPSHLVTREPETALADPTWGPLGAVDLAVYEDAQAVLATANARHQAALLAASADSLGRLAVVEVRTARQTQVGLVAWEGSRVGCVATRPYRDLDRRSVVALGCTRPGSRLVAVAVVARPGVEKLSIREVTGGATPLTLEPPVLRRLTVSDAPREDVVVTAIRADGSAIDTDTLRISASPPRAR
- a CDS encoding ABC transporter ATP-binding protein, giving the protein MSAALEVRDLVVAYGKIRAVKGISFTVNHGEIVTLIGTNGAGKTTTLRTISGLVPVESGEIYFQGERIDGVPAHQIVERGLAHAPEGRRIFPRMTVEENLLLGAYSRRDSGISTDLERVYTLFPVLAERRRQAAGTFSGGEQQMLAIGRALMSRPKLLMLDEPSMGLSPMMMRRIMSTIRELKEQGTTILLVEQNAQAALELADRGYVLEVGRIVLSDTGHNLLGNEQVRKAYLGED
- a CDS encoding ABC transporter ATP-binding protein, whose product is MTETTSTSPPTSTSTGEWLLQARGVTMRFGGLTAVDNVDFGVREQEIVGLIGPNGAGKTTFFNCLTGMYRPTSGQVLFRGRRLPPKPQAVTRAGVARTFQNIRLFNNMTALENVMVGRYCRTKSGAISAILRGPRFHREERETRERAYELLDFVGLRRAADHLARNLPYGDQRRLEIARALATDPSLLLLDEPTAGMNPQETREATDLIFRIRERGLAVVVIEHDMRFIFGVCDRVVCLVRGRVLSEGTPTQVQTDPRVVEAYIGGSEASAEEDSPAADKAAQPTEEAPLGGEES
- a CDS encoding branched-chain amino acid ABC transporter permease, which encodes MNAAQRLVGAAGIRPAWAWPVAIAGSLLTLLGTQLPWTYDPDILGDLTIAFWPAGPQVYTLAFALLALAFLVAERGPLARRLGRVLRGGAGPVRAATLFAALVVWLTLVAIAIELGGFLNVDPGGWVSGVGAVVAHLGARALPASEVPTLSWRMPGWADVLVLAATFGAALWATAYALGTSDPWIFFLFLLTVAGIVVVGQRAGVVEWVSEIAVRRRRVMLLSAFITAFVFPLTQDGSDANMSIAAQILIFAATALGLNIVVGLAGLLDLGYIAFLGAGAYVGALLSASAFSTIDWTPPFIVVVIIGSVVAAIAGVIIGSPTLRVSGDYLAIVTLAFGEIFRIGMNNLDGTNGPKITNGPNGIPGIPDLVLFGFDFGEPHVVFGVTLTRFANYYFLLLLVIAVVILVFARLNNSRIGRGWIAIREDERAAEAMGINTFALKLLAFAGGAALAGFAGTVKAHLDVAASPDQFVFLESAFLVSAVVLGGMGTIGGVLLGATILKLLPEKLRFFSDYRLLFFGLLLVVMMRFRPEGLIASRRRQLEFHEEDTELAAQVDAEVVKVGAR